TCCTCGCCCGACGTGGGAGCCGTGGGCTTCCTCCTCGGCGGCGGGATCGGCCCCCTCGCGCGCGAGGTCGGCTTCGGGTCGAACTATCTCGTCGCGGCCGACCTCGTCACGGGCGACGGCACCCTGCTCCACGTCGACGACGAGCACCACCCCGAGATCCTGCGCGCGCTGCGGGGCGGCAAGTGGGGGCTGGGGGTCGTGACCTCGGTGACGGTGCGCCTGCTCAACCTCGAGACCGTCACGGGCGGGAACTTCTTCGCCCTCGGCGACGACGCCGCGACGCTCTTCCGGACCTACGCCGACTGGGTCCAGGGCGCGCCGTCCGACATCACGACGTCCATCGCGCTCCTGCGCCTGCCGCCGCTCGAGTTCCTCCCCGAGCCGCTGCGCGGCCAGTACGTGGCCAACGTCCGCGTGGCCTCGACCCGGCCCCTGGCCGAGGTCGAGAGGGCCATCGCACCCTTGCGCACCGCGGTGCCGATCCTCATGGACTCGATCGCCGAGATCCCCTACGCGGCGATCGGGGGAGTGCACGCCGACCCGACCGACCCCATGCCGATCCTCGACGGGTCGACCCTCCTGCACACGTTCGAGCCCCGGACCGCCGAGGCCGTGCTCGCGGTCGCCGGGCCGCAGAGCCAGGCACCGCTCATGATGACCGAGATCCGCCACCTCGGCGGGGCGCTCGCCGACGGGTCGCACGGCCCCGACTCGGTCACGGGGCGCGACGCCGCGTTCGCGCTCTTCACGATCGGGCTCCCCGTCCCCGAGCTCTTCGAGACGGCCGTCCCCGCAGCGATCAACGGTCTGCTCGAGGCGGCGCAGCCCTGGTCGCTCGGACGTACCCAGGCGAACTTCGCGGGGGCGATCAGCGAGGCCGCACCGATCGACCTGTGGTCGCCGGCCGACCAGGCGCACCTCGCGACCGTGCGCCGCGAGCTCGACCCCGACGGGAGGTTCGCGCTGCCCGTGTGAGGCGCCCCCGGGGGGCCGTCGTCAGCCCACCACCGTCACACGGCCCGGGAAGTCCCGAGGCCCATCTGGCAGGAAGCGCCCCTCCGACGAGGTGTTGGAGTGGGAGATCATCTGGAGGAAGTTCCCGTCACGGTAGAAGCCCGAGCCGATGTTGTTCCCGAACTGCTGGTGGTCCGTCACCGGACGCCCCTCCTGGTCCAGAGCGGCGAAGGACAACCCCGGTCCCCCCGGCGCGTTCTGCACGGCGTCCACCGAGTTCGAGAGCAGCATCCGCATCTGCCGGTCGTTCAGGCTCAGCTCGACCCGGTCACCGACCGCGACCTTCTCACCGGGGTCGAACCCGAAGCTCTCGTCGTTGAGGATGCGGACGGCGACGTCGTCGGCGACCACGGTGTAGGTCGTCTCGCGGGCGAAGACCTTCTCGGTGCCGTCGGGCTCGAACGCCGCCTTCGTGGTGAACACGGGGCGCTCGGACGTGCCGAACGTGGTGACCGCCTCGGACGACCCGTCCGGGAACCGGGTCAGCACGTCCGACCCCTTCGAGTCCACGACGTCGCTCGACGCCGACCAGAAGTCCGTGCTGATCCAGTCGATCGTCGAACGGCCCTGGAAGTCGAGGCGTTCGATCGACGTGACCCCCGAGATCCCCGGCGACGGCTGGTCGGGCAGCTCCCCGGAGACGAGGTAGCGCTGGTAGGCGGCTGCCCCCTCCGGGGTCGAGACGTCCAGGTCCGCGATCCTGAGCCGCGTTCCCTCGAGCAGCGAGGTCCCCGTGATCCCCGAGCTGACGCCTGCGGTGGACGCGCGCAGGTCGAGGACCTCCTCGTGGGAACCGGTCGGTCCCGAGGTGATCCGCACGCTGTCGTCGTCGAGGCGCTCGATGGTGCTGCTCACGCCACGGTCGGTCGTGATCTTGGACTCGGCGGCGATCTTGTCGAACGACCCGGACAGGCTGGACGTCGTGTAGTCCCCGCTCTCCATGACGACCGAGCCGCCGACCGGGATCGTGGTCGGGTCGAACGGGGTGACGCCCTCGGTACGTGCGCCCTCCGGGACCCTGACGGAGTACGACGCGGTCTCGCCCGTGGTCTCACCGGCCCCCGCGCCGACCTTGTTCAGCGAGATGCTCCCGTCGCGGCTCACGGAGATGTCGGACGTCGACGTGGACATCGTCCAACCGTCCTTCGTGGTCTCGCCGGCCGTGCGCACGTCGCTCGTGCCGCTCGAGAACGATGCGCCGAGGTCCAGGGTGCGGTGACCGTCTGTCCCCGGTGTGCCCTTCTCGAACCCGTGCTCGGCGCCCACCGTCGCCTTCGACGACTCGGTCGAGGTCGTGACGCCGTCCTCGGTCTTCTGCTCGCTCGTGTACTCCGCCTCGCCCGTGACCGGTCGGGTCTTGATACCGGTCGCGGGGTCGTACGTGGCGCCGTCGGGCACGGGCATGAGGCCAGGGATCCGCGGGCCGGCGTCCTGGTCGACCGGGGCTCCGGGAACCGTGCCGCCCACGAAGCCGCCGCCCGGCGTCTGCGAGCCGGGGACGTGCCATGGCGACTCCTTGCCCGACCCCACGGGACCGAGGTGAGTGCTCGTCCCCCCACCGGCACCGCTCGTCCTCTCCTGGGCCTCGGCGTTGCGCCGCAGGAGCGCACCGGTGCTCTCGAGGGAGGTGACGGTCCGGGCCAGCAACGGATCGAGATGCCCACGCCAGTCGCTGCGGAACCGGTCGGCGATCGGGCCCCGCCAGTACACCGAGCCCAGGCGGGCACGAATCCCGGTCTGTGTCCCGGCGAGCTCTCGGGCCTCGTCCTCGAGACTCTGCGCGAGCGCTCGCAGCGCTGCGACGTCGGCACCGGACTTCGACATGGTTGTTCCCCCTGGTCGTACGCGAATGGCAGGACGAAGGCTACGACAGGACCGGTCGCGGTTGCTTCGACGACCACCAGGCGCCTGGCTGTCCTGCCGCCCGCTCTGCCGACCGCTCTGCCGACCGCTCTGCCGACGGCTCTGCCGCCCGGCTGGGCCCGCCCGGCTGGGCCTGTCCGGCCGTGCCTATCCGGCCGGGGTGATGGTCCCGGGGAACTGCCCGACCTTCTTGTTGGCCAGGTCCCCGTCCGCGGCCTGGTTGATGGTGTAGAGCATCTGGACGAGGTCGTAGTCGCTGCGCGGCCCGCGCGCGAGGTTCGCCGCGTAGTCGAACGTGTCGATCTTCGCGCCGTCGTAGTCCGTCGCGAGCGAGCTGACCAGGTTCGTGCCGGGGTACGACTCGGTGAACGTCATCGCGTTGGTGTGCAGCTTCGCCATCTGCTGCTCGGTCAGGGTCAGGCGCAGGGTGTCGCCCTCCTTGACCGTGACCCCCGCGTCGAGGCCCGAGTACTCGCTCTGGTTGAAGAGCTGGGTCGTCATCTCGTCGGCCTTGACCGTGTACGTGTACGAGCGCCCCGAGGGGTCCTCGGTGCCGTCCGCCCCGAACGACTGCGTGAAGAACGTGTCGCTGCGACCGCCGTAGCTGAGCTTGGTCTGCTGCTCGGCCGAACCGTCCGGGTACGTCGTGACGACGGCCGAGCCCGAGTTCTCGCCCACGTCCCACGACGCGCCGCCGACAGGGGTCTCGACACCGACCGACGTCGTCGACTTGTAGTCGAGCTTCTCGATCTTCGTCAGGCCCGAGACGCCGGTCGAGGGGTCGGCCGGGATCTCGCCCGTGAGGAGGTACGCGTCGTACGCGGCCTTGCCCTCGGGCGTCGAGAGGTCGAGCTCGGCGCTGCGGAGCGAGGCACCGTCGAGCGAGGTCGTGTTGCCCAGCATCGCCTTGACCACGTCGAAGTCGAGGCCCAGGCCGAAGCTGTTGCTCAGCGCGTCCGTGGGGCCCGACGTGATGCGCACCGTGTCGTCGCCGGTCTTCTCGATGATGCTGCTGACACCGGCGGACTCCTTGAGCCCCGACTCCAGGGCGATGTGCCGGAACGACGCCTCGAGCTCGGTGCCCTGGTAGCTGCCGCTGTCCATGGTCACGGTCGAGCCGGTCGGCATGGTCGACGGGTCGAACGGGTTGACGCTGCCCGGGTCCGTGACCTTCGCGTCGTCGGGCACCTTGACGGCGTACTCGGACGTCACGCCGGTCGTGTAGCTGCCGCTGATCCCGTTGCCGCCCTTGTCGAAGCCCCCCTCGACGCCGACCGACACGTCGGACTTGGTGGTCCACGTCGTGAACCCGTCCTCGCTCTTCTGACCCGACGTGAGCTCGGCGCCGCCCGTGAGGCCGAAGGTCACCGTGGAGCCGTTGGCCGTCTTGAACCAGTTCTCGAGCGATCCCGACCCCGAGACCGTGGTCTCGCCCGTGGTCGGGTCGTAGGTGACACCGCCCGAGACCGAGCCCTTGCTGCCCTCGGTCGCCGGGGAGCCGAGGGAGCCGTTGTCCGCGCTGGACTCCTGGGTGTTCTTGACGTTGACGGCCGGGCCGCCGCCAGGGGCGTCGCCGCTGCCGCTGCCACTGCCACTGCCGCTGCTGTTGCCGCTGCCGCCGCCGGCGGACCCGCCCGGCGCCACGGGGGCACCCCCGCCCGTCCCGCCGCCGGCGGTGCTGGTGCGCTCCTGGGCGTCGGCGTTGCTGCGCAGGGTCGCGGCCGCGTCGCGCAGGGCCTGCGCCGTCCGAGCCAGCGACGGTTCGAGCTGCCCGTCCCACTGACCGCGCGCCTGCTGCGCGTCGGGCCCGGACCAGAAGGCGGACTGGTAGGCGTTGCGGACGGACGTGCGCGCGTCGTCGAGAACGCCCGCGCCACCGTCGATGGTCGTCGCGAGCTGGCGGAGGGCTTCGACGTCGGCGCCGTAGGTGGACACGCGGGGACCTCTTCCGGGACGGGCAGGGGCAGGGACGGTGAAAGGCTACGTGAAGCCGGTGCCCGCCGACATGGGGAGGACTCCCCACCGGGCGCGTCGTCCGGGCGGC
This region of Oerskovia jenensis genomic DNA includes:
- a CDS encoding WXG100 family type VII secretion target: MSTYGADVEALRQLATTIDGGAGVLDDARTSVRNAYQSAFWSGPDAQQARGQWDGQLEPSLARTAQALRDAAATLRSNADAQERTSTAGGGTGGGAPVAPGGSAGGGSGNSSGSGSGSGSGDAPGGGPAVNVKNTQESSADNGSLGSPATEGSKGSVSGGVTYDPTTGETTVSGSGSLENWFKTANGSTVTFGLTGGAELTSGQKSEDGFTTWTTKSDVSVGVEGGFDKGGNGISGSYTTGVTSEYAVKVPDDAKVTDPGSVNPFDPSTMPTGSTVTMDSGSYQGTELEASFRHIALESGLKESAGVSSIIEKTGDDTVRITSGPTDALSNSFGLGLDFDVVKAMLGNTTSLDGASLRSAELDLSTPEGKAAYDAYLLTGEIPADPSTGVSGLTKIEKLDYKSTTSVGVETPVGGASWDVGENSGSAVVTTYPDGSAEQQTKLSYGGRSDTFFTQSFGADGTEDPSGRSYTYTVKADEMTTQLFNQSEYSGLDAGVTVKEGDTLRLTLTEQQMAKLHTNAMTFTESYPGTNLVSSLATDYDGAKIDTFDYAANLARGPRSDYDLVQMLYTINQAADGDLANKKVGQFPGTITPAG
- a CDS encoding WXG100 family type VII secretion target, with the protein product MSKSGADVAALRALAQSLEDEARELAGTQTGIRARLGSVYWRGPIADRFRSDWRGHLDPLLARTVTSLESTGALLRRNAEAQERTSGAGGGTSTHLGPVGSGKESPWHVPGSQTPGGGFVGGTVPGAPVDQDAGPRIPGLMPVPDGATYDPATGIKTRPVTGEAEYTSEQKTEDGVTTSTESSKATVGAEHGFEKGTPGTDGHRTLDLGASFSSGTSDVRTAGETTKDGWTMSTSTSDISVSRDGSISLNKVGAGAGETTGETASYSVRVPEGARTEGVTPFDPTTIPVGGSVVMESGDYTTSSLSGSFDKIAAESKITTDRGVSSTIERLDDDSVRITSGPTGSHEEVLDLRASTAGVSSGITGTSLLEGTRLRIADLDVSTPEGAAAYQRYLVSGELPDQPSPGISGVTSIERLDFQGRSTIDWISTDFWSASSDVVDSKGSDVLTRFPDGSSEAVTTFGTSERPVFTTKAAFEPDGTEKVFARETTYTVVADDVAVRILNDESFGFDPGEKVAVGDRVELSLNDRQMRMLLSNSVDAVQNAPGGPGLSFAALDQEGRPVTDHQQFGNNIGSGFYRDGNFLQMISHSNTSSEGRFLPDGPRDFPGRVTVVG
- a CDS encoding FAD-binding oxidoreductase, whose translation is MTAHDTTQDVVLAALAQGVTGRVLAGTDPEARLSGMNVAVEHHPDYVVHATSADDVRATVRTAQRFGLPVTVFSTGHGFARGIDGGIALSTAGLTGVEVDEPARTARIAAGSRWRDVLDVVTPLGLAAVTGSSPDVGAVGFLLGGGIGPLAREVGFGSNYLVAADLVTGDGTLLHVDDEHHPEILRALRGGKWGLGVVTSVTVRLLNLETVTGGNFFALGDDAATLFRTYADWVQGAPSDITTSIALLRLPPLEFLPEPLRGQYVANVRVASTRPLAEVERAIAPLRTAVPILMDSIAEIPYAAIGGVHADPTDPMPILDGSTLLHTFEPRTAEAVLAVAGPQSQAPLMMTEIRHLGGALADGSHGPDSVTGRDAAFALFTIGLPVPELFETAVPAAINGLLEAAQPWSLGRTQANFAGAISEAAPIDLWSPADQAHLATVRRELDPDGRFALPV